Proteins co-encoded in one Pseudophryne corroboree isolate aPseCor3 chromosome 1, aPseCor3.hap2, whole genome shotgun sequence genomic window:
- the LOC134895820 gene encoding annexin A1-like yields MSIIQEFLRQACFLETNSETQKATGGLKGAPGYDASADAAALDKAMKAKGVDEVTIIDIVSKRSNAQRQAIKSAYQSSTGKPLEEALKKALSGNLEEVVLALLKTHAEFDAQELKHATKGLGTDEDTLIEILVSRSNSELRDINRVYRELYKNDLAKDITSDTSGDFQKALLALAKGDRSEDTRVNDELVDNDARALYEAGEKRKGADVTVFINILTTRSYNHLQKVLQKYTKYSKHDVNKALDLELKGDIEKCLSAIVKCAVSKAAFFAEKLYLSMKGSGTRHRELIRVMVSRSEIDMNEIKFHYNRMYKKSLRQDILDDTKGDYQTILLNLTLGD; encoded by the exons CAAAAAGCTACTGGTGGCCTTAAGGGAGCTCCAGGTTATGATGCATCAGCAGATGCTGCCGCCTTAGACAAAGCCATGAAAGCTAAAG GTGTTGATGAGGTAACTATTATTGACATTGTGTCTAAAAGAAGTAACGCTCAGCGCCAAGCCATCAAGAGTGCGTACCAGAGTTCTACTGGAAAG CCTCTGGAGGAAGCTCTAAAAAAAGCTCTCTCAGGAAACTTAGAGGAAGTTGTTTTGGCTTTGCTGAAAACCCATGCTGAATTTGATGCCCAGGAACTTAAGCACGCCACAAAG GGATTGGGAACTGATGAGGATACACTTATTGAAATCCTTGTATCAAGGTCAAACTCTGAACTCAGGGATATCAACAGAGTTTACAGAGAAT TGTATAAGAATGATTTAGCAAAGGATATAACTTCAGATACATCTGGAGACTTCCAAAAAGCATTACTGGCACTTGCAaag GGGGACCGTAGTGAAGATACCCGTGTGAACGATGAACTTGTTGATAATGATGCCAGG GCGCTCTATGAAGCtggtgaaaagagaaaaggagcagaTGTTACAGTGTTCATCAACATTCTAACCACTAGGAGTTATAACCATCTCCAGAAAG TTCTACAGaaatacacaaaatacagtaaGCATGATGTGAACAAAGCCCTGGACCTGGAGCTTAAAGGAGACATTGAAAAATGTCTTTCAGCTATTG tgaAGTGTGCTGTAAGCAAAGCAGCTTTCTTTGCAGAGAAACTGTATTTGTCAATGAAG GGCTCTGGAACTCGGCACAGAGAATTAATTCGAGTCATGGTCTCCCGTTCAGAAATAGACATGAATGAAATCAAGTTCCATTACAACAGAATGTATAAAAAATCTCTGCGCCAAGATATTCTG GATGATACCAAAGGAGATTATCAAACCATTTTGCTCAATCTTACTCTAGGTGATTAA